The Fundulus heteroclitus isolate FHET01 chromosome 13, MU-UCD_Fhet_4.1, whole genome shotgun sequence genome contains a region encoding:
- the LOC105937527 gene encoding lactose-binding lectin l-2: MMFFFLFGLSLAAVAPLDGQELRLLPGGCPVFWYSFNGRCYKYVATLMTWVDAEQHCLSQGANLVSIHSLEEENFVKMLIRNFDPAQGPKWIGLSDAQRDGAYFWTDGSPITHSYWHTGEPNNAGGSESCVHTNSGPTGKWNDVVCTAEFAFVCKARPASQ; encoded by the coding sequence ATGatgttcttcttcttgtttggTCTCTCTCTGGCTGCTGTGGCTCCTTTGGACGGACAGGAGTTGAGGTTACTGCCTGGCGGCTGCCCCGTGTTCTGGTACAGCTTCAATGGCCGCTGCTACAAATACGTGGCCACACTGATGACCTGGGTAGATGCAGAGCAGCACTGCCTGTCTCAAGGAGCAAACCTGGTGTCCATCCACAGTCTGGAAGAAGAGAACTTTGTCAAAATGCTGATCAGAAACTTTGACCCGGCTCAGGGACCCAAATGGATCGGACTCTCTGACGCTCAAAGGGACGGAGCATATTTCTGGACCGATGGCTCTCCAATCACCCATAGTTATTGGCATACAGGAGAGCCAAACAATGCAGGAGGATCTGAATCGTGTGTGCACACCAACTCAGGTCCAACGGGGAAATGGAACGATGTAGTCTGCACAGCTGAATTTGCCTTTGTTTGCAAAGCTCGCCCAGCTTCTCAATAG
- the LOC105937529 gene encoding lactose-binding lectin l-2 — protein MLLPLLFALALSAASASDGKTQMKLLRGSCPMFWFSFNDRCYKYFASRMTWGEAEIHCVSEGGNLVPIHSLEEHNFVNYLIQNFDANQGYTWIGLTDIHKEGSWIWSEGSKHEFSNWNDGQPNNANEIEHCGHTNHGINHLWNDEDCSAKLPFVCIARNVCP, from the coding sequence ATGCTGCTCCCCCTCTTGTTTGCTCTGGCTCTGAGTGCTGCGTCTGCCTCAGATGGCAAAACACAGATGAAGCTACTGCGTGGCAGCTGCCCCATGTTCTGGTTCAGCTTCAATGACCGCTGCTACAAGTATTTTGCCTCAAGGATGACCTGGGGTGAAGCTGAAATCCACTGTGTGTCAGAGGGAGGCAACCTGGTTCCCATCCACAGTCTGGAAGAACATAACTTTGTCAACTACCTCATCCAGAACTTTGATGCCAATCAGGGATATACCTGGATTGGACTCACTGACATCCACAAGGAGGGATCCTGGATATGGTCCGAGGGATCGAAACATGAATTTTCCAATTGGAATGATGGACAGCCAAACAATGCTAATGAAATCGAACACTGTGGACACACCAACCACGGCATTAATCATTTATGGAACGATGAAGACTGCTCTGCTAAATTACCCTTCGTTTGCATAGCTCGAAATGTTTGCCCCTAG
- the LOC105937528 gene encoding galactose-specific lectin nattectin yields the protein MIWFLFLFGLSLAAEPPADGQELKLERGGCPMFWFSFEGRCYKYFGSKMTWGEAELQCVSEGANLVSIHSLGEHEFVNLLIQNFDPSLTWTWIGLTDLYKEGAWVWSDGSKYSRSFWNDRQPDNAENIEHCGHTNAGSNLNWNDNMCSYKLPFVCATHKACP from the coding sequence ATGATCTGGTTCCTCTTCTTGTTTGGCCTGTCTCTTGCTGCTGAGCCTCCTGCAGACGGACAGGAACTGAAGCTTGAGCGTGGTGGCTGTCCCATGTTCTGGTTCAGTTTCGAAGGCCGCTGCTACAAGTATTTTGGCTCAAAGATGACCTGGGGAGAGGCAGAGCTCCAATGTGTGTCGGAGGGAGCCAACCTGGTGTCCATCCATAGCCTCGGAGAACACGAGTTTGTCAATTTGCTGATCCAGAACTTTGATCCTTCTCTGACATGGACCTGGATTGGACTCACTGATTTATACAAGGAGGGAGCGTGGGTATGGTCAGACGGGTCTAAATACAGTCGTTCTTTTTGGAATGACCGGCAGCCTGACAATGCAGAGAATATTGAACACTGTGGGCACACCAATGCTGGCAGCAACCTCAACTGGAATGATAATATGTGCTCATATAAATTACCTTTTGTCTGTGCAACTCACAAAGCTTGTCCATAG